ATGGAGAGGACGAGGAGTGCAAGGATTTGGCGCATCGCCGCGATTCTACCGTAGCCGGTACAATCCCGGCATGGCGAATCTGGTGCTGGTCTACGGTATGCGTCTGCTGCCGGCGGACGAGATCGAACAGGTGGGCGACGCGCCCATCAAGCTGAAGAACGGCCGCGAGGCGCGCTGCACCATGCACGTGCTCGAGGGCGCGAAGGAAGACATCGAGAAGCAGTTGAAGACGAGCGTGGAAGCGTTCTTCGACCTGCACTATCCGAGCGATTGAGGGCGGCTCGCGCTCCTTCGCCGTTCCGGCTCGGTCGCGGTGGACTGTTCCCCGGGCCAGGAACCCAGCGCTGAAGCGC
Above is a window of Acidobacteriota bacterium DNA encoding:
- a CDS encoding allantoinase, with translation MANLVLVYGMRLLPADEIEQVGDAPIKLKNGREARCTMHVLEGAKEDIEKQLKTSVEAFFDLHYPSD